A genomic segment from Castor canadensis chromosome 1, mCasCan1.hap1v2, whole genome shotgun sequence encodes:
- the Hbs1l gene encoding HBS1-like protein isoform X3, translating to MTVSGKKQTMGFEVPGITSEENSHSFHTPQKGPLGEDTSIVSSDVLETISKSAIPPHSIQVSEEPGSTPTPLKRSGKLRQQIDVKAELERRQGGKQLLNLVVIGHVDAGKSTLMGHLLYLLGNVNKRTMHKYEQESKKAGKASFAYAWVLDETGEERERGVTMDVGMTKFETTTKVITLMDAPGHKDFIPNMITGAAQADVAVLVVDASRGEFEAGFETGGQTREHGLLVRSLGVTQLAVAVNKMDQVNWQQERFQEITGKLGHFLKQAGFKESDVAFIPTSGLSGENLITRSQSSELTEWYKGVCLLEHIDSFKSPQRSIDKPFRLCVSDVFKDQGSGFCVTGKIEAGYIQTGDRLLAMPPNETCTTKGITLHDEPVDWAAAGDHVSLTLVGMDIIKINVGCIFCGPKEPIKACTRFRARILIFNIEIPITKGFPVLLHYQTVSEPAIIKRLISVLSKSTGEVTKKKPKLLTKGQNALVELQTQRPVALELYKDFKELGRFMLRYSGSTIAAGVVTEIKE from the exons GataacttctgaagaaaataGTCATAGTTTCCACACACCTCAAAAAGGACCTCTTGGTGAAGATACCAGCATTGTTTCTTCTGATGTTCTTGAAACCATTTCTAAATCAGCTATTCCTCCTCACTCCATTCAAGTGTCAGAAGAACCAGGTTCCACTCCAACACCACTGAAAAGGTCTGGCAAGTTGAGACAGCAGATAGATGTAAAAGCGGAATTGGAGAGGCGGCAAGGCGGGAAGCAGCTCCTCAACCTAGTGGTCATTG GTCATGTTGATGCTGGGAAAAGTACTCTCATGGGCCACCTGCTTTACCTTCTGGGTAATGTAAACAAAAGAACTATGCATAAATATGAGCAGGAGTCCAAAAAGGCTGGGAAAGCTTCATTTGCATATGCATGGGTCTTGGATGAGACtggtgaagaaagagaaag gggagtAACAATGGATGTTGGTATGACAAAGTTTGAAACTACAACCAAAGTTATTACATTAATGGATGCTCCAGGCCATAAGGATTTCATTCCAAATATGATTACAGGAGCAGCCCAG GCAGACGTAGCTGTTTTAGTTGTGGATGCCAGCAGGGGAGAGTTTGAAGCTGGGTTTGAGACTGGTGGACAAACACGAGAGCATGGCCTTCTGGTCCGATCTCTTGGAGTGACACAGCTTGCAGTTGCAGTCAATAAGATGGATCAG GTTAACTGGCAGCAAGAAAGATTTCAAGAGATTACTGGAAAACTTGGGCACTTTCTTAAGCAAGCAGGTTTTAAG gAGAGTGATGTAGCTTTTATCCCTACAAGTGGTCTCAGTGGTGAAAATCTAATCACAAGGTCGCAGTCAAGTGAACTCACAGAGTGGTATAAAGGTGTATGCTTATTAGAACACATTG ATTCTTTTAAGTCTCCTCAGCGATCTATTGACAAGCCTTTTAGATTATGTGTGTCAGATGTCTTCAAAG ATCAAGGATCTGGATTTTGTGTGACTGGTAAAATTGAAGCTGGTTATATTCAGACTGGTGACCGACTGCTAGCAATGCCTCCTAACGAAACTTGTACTACGAAAG GAATCACTCTGCATGATGAACCTGTCGATTGGGCGGCGGCAGGCGATCATGTTAGTCTTACTTTAGTTGGGATGGATATCATCAAAATCAA TGTTGGCTGCATATTTTGTGGCCCCAAAGAACCCATTAAAGCTTGCACTCGTTTCAGAGCCCGAATCCTCATCTTTAATATTGAAATTCCAATCACTAAAGGATTTCCT GTGCTGTTACACTACCAAACTGTCAGTGAACCTGCCATTATTAAACGATTGATTAGCGTCTTAAGCAAAAGCACCGGTGAAGTCACAAAGAAAAAGCCAAA GCTGCTGACTAAAGGCCAGAATGCATTGGTGGAGCTACAGACGCAAAGACCAGTAGCTCTGGAGCTCTATAAAGATTTCAAAGAGCTGGGGAGGTTTATGCTACGGTACAGCGGCTCTACGATAGCAGCTGGTGTTGTCACCGAG atAAAAGAATGA